acaacgtataagcaccatgcttacacaatatcGACCACTCACCCTGTGTACTTTAGAGCGAGCGCTttgtgaacttatgcataaatataatgataaactagctatactaagtatataatcaaaataGACAATGaatattataacaaagaacatgaataagatgaatactaatattgtcataacaattgcagcaagcatataaaaataatagagatacaaaagagagggggtgcaaggattataccaaaccacgctcttgacacgatcaggaatccaagcgaagcctgcttgcctccctctagatctaacctaactagctatgccctagaatatggtggagctctaaggatgattagggtttctgtcttctcaaatgacttgatgacttagggagtggcaggggctagtatatatagcctagagcatcaaacgtgagcccttggatcaaattgaCTTAAGGAacgacgtagatgcaacctaggaggcggtggagaactgacattgtgACGCGGAGGCTGACAGTGGGCCCAGGGGCGGGGCGGCTTGTAGGTGGGCCCAACCGGCCCCACCTAGCAGCCTTTGCCTCTTTGcattggtgtggtgtcctctggtgtcTTCTAGAACATTCTAGTATCCATTTCGCGACGAATAAGCACAATTAAATATGACATGTAGATataccttgacggttttctagttaaaccctgcagaaaatacagatttaccaaaactctAGAACCTTCTATGCAGTAACCAATTGCCAATTCTTATATAGTGCCACAAGCAACCACTAGGATTGGTGCACTATGGGTACTATGTGTGCGAGTTCCTCACACAAAATGGGAGATACACCTACAACCCAAAGAAAGTAATAGTCATATGTGAAGTTTTGTCATTACTGATGCCTTCTCTGTATTGGTTAGTTGTAATTCTTATTATTTTTTGCAGGTATACAAGTCCTCTCCCATCGATAACTGCCTCGATAATGGAGAGCTCATGAACATTTGCGAGGACTTTAGCCGGTTCATCATGAAAGAAATAATTCACTTTAATGTGAAGTATTTTGATCCTGGAGTTCAGAATTGGCTCAGCCACAATACCGAGATCTCGTAGATATTGCCAGGCTAGAGCTAAACCACGGTGATTATTAGAGAAGTACGTCATGGAACCTAGCAAGCTACGATGTAGAAAAAActttgttgtatatatacattagCGTGTGATGACGACTATAGTAGACTGCAACAAATATTACTTTTTTCATGTATGCAAATATAATTTTCTATGATTTCTATTTGGATTCGTTTCAATTTGTATATAATAATTCACTGGCAGGGAAATAAAAACAATTCACTAGCTAGAAAATATATGGacgccaaattttgaatttttaaaaacaATTCACTAGAAGTTTTGCTAATAAACCGTCCTCTAGAAAAATTATTCCAAAGGCGACAGATTTAGGTCAACCGCCTGTGCTAAAACAGTTACACTGTCAGCTGACTTAAATGAACCGTAGTGCAAATACTTTAACACCGACAAATTGTTTACATCAACCGCCGGTGTAAATAATATTGTCATTGGCGGTTGCCTTAGAGGAACCGCCAGTAAAAATTTGTTAACACTGACGCATCTTAACTAACCGCATGTAGTATTTTAGTTTTCCACTGGCCTTTTACACTAACTGTGGGTTAGTAGAAATGCCTCTGGAACCGTCGGTGCTGAGCTCCAATGTACTAGTATAGATGATACCCCGCGTTGCGGCGGCACGTGACAACGTATCTCTTGTGTACATTTCTCTTTTATAGTAAACAAACTttgtaaataaataaaaaaaaacatgtgaGGGAGAGAATCCAAAAACATATGACAACGTATCCCGGAGTAGTGATGAAAACGGACCGGATaaggacggatatcaccgatattacatttgttttcatatttctgtctgaattcggattcgaatacgggtagtgtcaactatgtcggataggatacgattggatatcgacatcataaatatgcgatttgagtattcggatatggatacggtatcggatgttggatatccggactcggatacggacagatctcaacccctctaaacggattcggtttcgaatacggtcggaaaatatccgtaccgttttcatccctatctcGGAGGGAAGCTGGAGTTCACGAACCCGCATCCTCATGCGGTATGTGGAGCCCACCTGTAAAACCACTGCATGGTCAATAATCGGTCTGTTCGTTGGTTTAATAAGCCGCTTGTGTTGGTTTGTATgactaatttattatgaaaaaataCTGTACTATAACTGATAAATCATGGCTAAAACCACCAAACGAACAGACCAAATGGTCATTCAATCTCCCGTAGAAAAAGAGCACCTTACGCTCCACCGCTTCGAAGAAAACTGCCGCAGCTCCCAATTCCAATCCAATGCAAATTTCTTTCCTCAGATCACCCATCGAAGCTTCTTTCCTTAGGGCAGGATCCAAAGCCGAAGATTATACTAACAAATAAAAtttaaaatatattaaaaaaaccCACTATCATGCCAAGTGATTAGATCTATAGCAAATTTTACAAATCAATTTGTCACGTGAACAGATCTACAATacattttacaaattaatttgttAGGGGATTAAATAAGCAATAAATTTGATTTCATAGCTGCAATGCAACAAATACATATAGAAGTGTATTCTTTTTTTGGAGGAAGAGAGTACTTTGGTGCAATTTGATAAATTGATGTCCCGTTCAAAAATGAATTGGATTACAAAGTGTTTTGAGAGTCTGTCACTCTATCGTGTACCATACAAGACATAGTACAAAGTTTGATTCCAAAGTGAATTTAAAGACATGACGTGACCGTTGAATAAAATCTTCTAGCCACATGTGGTCTATGCGACCATACAACGAGCTCCCGTTGCGGCATATTATATTTGTTAGTATAACCTAATACGGAAAACCAATCCGACCCGATGGATCGCCCAGCTGTTTTAGGCAGGCAGCACAGCAGCGGGTAATTTTGATTATTGGAAGAAGCAACCAGCTCGAAATTCTCAGAGCCACCAAGGCAGGTGCCTGCCTGGGTCTGTGCACCCACGACCACAAGCTAGAGCTACCACTCCACGAACATGCACATGTTTAGGTTTTGTTGTCCGGGAGAAACAGAATCAGGGCCTAACCACCCAACACAGTAAGGGTGCGTTTAGTTGGGGAGATGAAAATTTTTAGGTGTCACATCGGATATGTCGGAAGGATGTCGGAAGAGGTTTTTAGAtactaaaaaaacaaattacagaacccatcaggaaactacGAGACCAATCTAATGATCTAATTAAtcagtcattagcacatgtgggttactgtagcatttaaggcttttcatggactaatcaagcttaaaagattcgtctcgcgattttgccgagaactgtgcaattagtttttttttcatctatacttcatgtatgtgtccaaacatgctcttttactgtagTAGGAATTTTTTTTTCGCCTtatttagttccaccccaaattcccaaaaagtgccACAGTAActatcacattgaatgtttgcggcccgtgcatggagcattaaatatagacgaaaaaaaactaattacacagtttggtgggaaattacgagacgaacgttttgaacctaattactctatgattgaacattaattaccaaataaaaacgaaaatgctaccgtagCCTCAAATTCTAACTCCCTGAAACTCAACACGCGctaactaaacagggcctaaatcaTCCTCGCTGGCCACCTGGATGATTAGCGCCGGCGCAGCcccgcccccacccccacccccctgGGCCCTGTGGTTACGCCGGTGGTCACCGCCATTACCACGGGCCTGCCTCTGCCTGCATCCATGCCACGCACATGTCGCTGTCCTTTTGACTAGCACCATCCATCGTGGGGCGTGGCCTCTTTTGGCAGCTGCAGCACAGCTGTGCCCAGTTGTGCGCTGTGCGCCGCGCACCGCGTCTGCCCGCCTGCTCCCTCGCCGCCGCGTTTCCGTTCGCCACCCTCACACGCTTCTCTCTCCTTTATCTCAGCGCCGCGCCTCCCTCGCACAGACTCTCTCCCCCTCACGAGCACAACAGGGCAGGCAGGGCTCAAGACAGCTCACGCACAGGCTCCACTCCCTCGTTCCCCAGCGCGCTTTCCCCCAcatcccccgccgccgccgctgccgcctgcACACTCCGCCGCCCGGCGCCATGGCTAGGCTCGCGCTGGCgctgcttctgctgctgctggccgTGGCGGCGTCTTCCGCGTCGGCCGCCGGCGGGAGCCACCTGGACCTGGACCTgggcttcctctcctcctcctccgggggCCGCCGGAGGGAGTGCCGCGGCACGGTGGCCGAGTGCCTCGCCGAGGACTCCGAGGAGGAAGGCCTGGACCTGGTCTCCTCCGCCGAGTCCCACCGCCGCGCGCTGTACGGCGGCGGGTACATCAGCTACGGCGCGCTGCGGCGGGACAACGTGCCCTGCTCCCGCCGCGGCGCCAGCTACTACAACTGCCGCCCCGGCGGCCAGGCCAACCCCTACCACCGCGGATGCTCCCGCATCACCCGCTGCCGCGGCTGAGGAGTGAGGacccggatccgccgccgggacTGGGGGAAAGGTCCGGCCTTTCGCCCGCCGCTCCTCCGCTCCGCCGAGAATAAGTTCTTTCGCCTACCGCTACCGTTGCTGCTGTTTACAAGTACTAGagctatggatttcattgttgtaTGGATTTGTTTGTCAGATCTTTGTGCTGTTGTAAAGTAAGCGGTGGGAGATGGATGGATTCCTGCCCTGCCCCGACCCTATGTCGGCTTAATACAACATATATACTCttattcttttcatttctttGATTGCTTGGTTTCTTGCAAGTGTCCTGTTCTTTGTATTGATTGTTATGAAACAGAGAGATTCAGAGTCCGCTTTGCTGATTTACCGGCTGGCCGGCCATGGAATGGAGTGCCGTGGTTTCGCTCACCCGGGAGAGCCTGGGATTCATCGTGCAGATCTAGAGCAGCATACCAAACCGACCTGCCTGGAGTGCCCTCACTCTGATCTAGCAGATGCGGATCCGTGTGTGTGTTCCTGGCTCCCCTGCTCTCTGTTCTGTTACAATCTCACCTGCATTGCTAGCAGGAATGGAGTACCCCAGCAGTCCAGCAcaccactaccaccaccaacATGGAACCAGGAAAAGAACATGCGTCCTTGTTTTGAGAACATGCGTCCTCGTTTTGAATCTACGATCTCTATCTCTATAGTTTTCTACTACTCCTACTCGCTAAACATGTACGGCGTCTTCCTTCTTTGTTTAATACTAGTTCTTGCAGGCTGGGATCAGAGGATAGTGATAGCCACGTTGCGGTCGCGTGTTTGTTAGCTGACTGATTGGCACCGCTGGTTGCATTTTGACCACAGATTGAAGCATTGTTGACGGTATCGTCAGGTAGTCCATGTCCATGACGCGCATACATTCTCAGATTGTGAAATCACAAGCATCTACCTGTTTTTTTAGGGAAGAAAAAATATCTTGAACATCTGCCATGGCTGTCTCAACCGCTGCGATTTCTGTGGATTCTGCTGAGCTACAAGCAGATAAATGAAAATATGAAACCATTTTCAGTCTTATCGTTTCGGCTGCTCGTACTACTTATAATCAGTTTAAATTATTTTTCTCTAAAAACGATACTTTCAGTATGTTAAAGCTATTCACCCAAACGAAAAATGTCTCCTACGTTAGATTTTATAATATTCGCCGACGGTGGCGTTCTTGAGAGCTATCCTGGTAGGTTGATTTTATATTCGCTGGACGGTGGACCGGTGGGTGAGGGATAAGTGCCGTGTTCTTTCGGCGCCGTGAGTGTGTTGTGACGCGGCATCTTCATTGTTCTGCGCGCCATGTGGATTTGCTGTTTGTTTGTTTTATCCAGGGAATAAATGACCTGTTTATTGTTTTGTCAGCAGAGTTGCTGTAAACACTCGATGGATGCTGCCTCAGAACGACGCGTCCCACAAATAATTTAATTTAATCTGCGGTCGCGTGCCAGAAATAGTTTATTCTTTTCTTCTGCAGGCGGTGCTCTCTTTGtgttttattaatatatttttttttgcaaaaaaaatataTGCATCCCAAAGATAAATTACTAGAGTAACTCGGCGAGGACGTGAAATGGGTTTATATGGTTTGCTAGGTACCAAGAGCAGCATTAGCACTTTGATTATGTGCTCTTTGTTCAAATATTTTGGCTTcaattttattcttttttttcttccccTTTTTGCATTGGCGGCAGCTGGCTCGTGAATCGTGATGGTACATACAGTATGTGTTGCTTCAAGAGGAGAGGAGGCCTGTTTTCACTCACGGGCTATACGGCCTATAGAAAGATGGGACTTGGCCCATTGTTATTATCAAGCAGAAATACGGTGATACAGtctattcgtttggctgtggcttgtcataaatgatcgtaaatttttagctgaaatagtatttttctctcccacaaatcagtcagcagtattTTTTACGAActagcaacgatatgaaccaaccAACCAAATAGGCTGATAGTAGGCGGCGAAAATGGGTTGGACTGTGCGATGCCCATCTGGAGAGAGAGTTGAAGGCCCAGTCTGAAGCTACCAGTACGATGAAGGCACCAAAATCTGGAAACGAGCGGTCGATGTGTTAGAGGCCCCTCACTGAATTTTTGTTTCAAAcgggctgaaaacactgttttggctaaattgttgtgaaagaaaaatactgttttggctaaaaaaataagctgaataaGTCGGCTTGTGGCTAAGCCAAATGGACCTCTAGCAGTTCCGtctgtttctcaaaaaaaaaaaaaatccttaccTATGTTGGTTAGTTGTGAGGGTATCAGTTGGTTGTGGCCTGCCTGCTGTTTGGGCAGGAGCCCTGTAAGAGTAATAAGGTCAATAATAGAGTTAAGTGACCATAAGTCAAGTTATAAGACCTATACAATACATAGTATTTAAAATTTCTTTATTGTTATATGTTTTCATTCTCTTTTCTATTTCTCCTCACATACATCTTTATTGGGATCCACTAATGCCTATGCTTCCATGTCTAGCTTCTTGTTTGCATTAAAGCCAAACTCTCTTCTCTCTTCATTCTCTTCCACATTAACAAAAAAATATTGAGTAGCTTAGCTATAAGCCAATTATTGTACTTGCTCTCAGAAACGCTCAGAGTTGTTGCAGGAGGATTTTGGACAGTCTGCTCTCTTCGTATCCTGTAGTGGCGGACCGGCGGTAGTTTTCTTTCATGTAGTTGTTTCCTCGGTGATCAGTTGTGCGTTGTTTAGCTAACTTTAAAAAAAGAACATTAGTTCATTAAACCATAAATTAAGCTAAAACGGTCTAAACTTTAGCACTTAATTAGCCAACTAAACATTAAACCATGAGATCTAAGTAGAACCATAATTAATAATTTGGTCACAAAAGGAGACTATTACAAAGCGTCCGAATTCTGGCCCACACTTACCGGGAATTCGGAACATTACAAGAAACATGTTAATCCATGACGGATTATTCTTGGTgactattgacggtagttaacaactattATAAACCTGTTAATATaatatgcataagggcataaatataatcaccaacgaaggtctaggggtttaaactaacaaattccacgagttttgatgaatctgtattttctatagggtttatcctagaaaaccgtcaaggtggaccaatATGTCGGAATTAATCGCGCTTATCTGCAGCGAAACGGACACTTAGAAGACTCtggaagactcaagaggactccacactCAGACAGAGCCCGAGTAGCTCCCCACCTGTATGCCGCCCTGCCCCCTGGGCCCATATGTCAatcccctccttcgaatgtcaggttctccaccgtctcctaggttgcatctacgccatcctttaagtcagtttgatcctagggctcacgatggacgctccggcctatatatacctagcccctacccccctccctcagGCATTGCAAATTgagaagtcatttgagaagacagaaaccctaatcatccttagagctccaccatattc
The sequence above is drawn from the Miscanthus floridulus cultivar M001 chromosome 15, ASM1932011v1, whole genome shotgun sequence genome and encodes:
- the LOC136508505 gene encoding rapid alkalinization factor-like; protein product: MARLALALLLLLLAVAASSASAAGGSHLDLDLGFLSSSSGGRRRECRGTVAECLAEDSEEEGLDLVSSAESHRRALYGGGYISYGALRRDNVPCSRRGASYYNCRPGGQANPYHRGCSRITRCRG